The proteins below come from a single Rosa rugosa chromosome 2, drRosRugo1.1, whole genome shotgun sequence genomic window:
- the LOC133729118 gene encoding uncharacterized protein At2g29880-like: MGDSQGNGKRKDYKTWNTEESNVLLQLMVEGAKLGFRDINGVISKQTVEAKLLPKLKEKLGYEITFSHYQSRVKWFKKQYTNYSQLMRHSSGFGWDPITKRFTADDEVWADYLKSHPTHVHFRSETFPDYEDLKIAVGNGTATGMGSISLGDDTDATTFGAEENGSWGIGGIDGLVFYRNTNMFMQSENESSHQENSPSLSQQPSQGTSIDAPAPPHSRTQGKRSRTDYENNSGSKGATGQAEVL, translated from the exons ATGGGAGATTCACAAGGGAATGGTAAAAGAAAGGATTACAAAACTTGGAACACTGAAGAAAGCAACGTTTTGCTTCAACTTATGGTTGAAGGCGCCAAACTTGGATTTCGTGATATTAATGGTGTGATAAGCAAACAAACAGTAGAGGCGAAGCTACTTCCTAAACTTAAGGAAAAACTTGGTTATGAAATAACTTTTAGTCATTACCAAAGCAGAGTGAAATGGTTTAAGAAACAGTACACCAATTACTCTCAACTTATGCGCCATAGTTCTGGATTTGGGTGGGATCCGATCACAAAAAGATTCACTGCTGATGATGAAGTATGGGCAGATTATTTGAAG TCACATCCAACGCATGTGCACTTTCGGTCAgaaacttttccagactatgaGGACTTGAAAATTGCAGTTGGAAATGGAACTGCAACTGGAATGGGCTCAATTAGTCTAGGTGATGATACAGATGCAACAACATTTGGAGCGGAGGAAAATGGATCTTGGGGAATTGGTGGCATAGATGGATTAGTTTTTTATCGAAATACTAACATGTTCATGCAAAGTGAAAATGAGTCATCACACCAAGAAAACTCACCATCTCTTTCACAACAACCCTCCCAAGGTACCAGTATAGATGCTCCAGCTCCACCACATAGCAGGACTCAAGGAAAACGGAGTAGAACTGACTATGAAAATAATAGTGGCTCAAAAGGGGCTACTGGCCAAGCTGAGGTTCTATAA